Proteins encoded together in one Catellatospora citrea window:
- a CDS encoding GGDEF domain-containing protein, whose amino-acid sequence MFTTILVIATICAALTFAAGACVGFGLGCLAAWSTVAQLRAELVDAVWQLAHDPLTGLLNRTGLHSVHAAATGQPQPIIVMLLDLDGFKEVNDAYGHGTGDDLLIETADRLARLADANGGSAARLSGDEYAAILPVRDQAITDLADRFTNALAEPVKVDTDTGPVMVAVTASIGIAIVGNTEPLEDTALHQADTAMYHAKNQGGNRHILYTPGMTMPDRQHRRGSRLRDLRHSRRAVGAA is encoded by the coding sequence GTGTTCACCACGATCCTGGTGATCGCCACCATCTGTGCGGCGCTCACCTTCGCTGCCGGAGCCTGTGTCGGCTTCGGCCTGGGCTGCCTGGCCGCCTGGTCCACCGTCGCGCAGCTGCGCGCCGAGCTGGTCGACGCCGTCTGGCAGCTCGCCCACGACCCGCTCACCGGACTGCTCAACCGCACCGGCCTTCATTCCGTCCACGCCGCCGCAACCGGCCAGCCGCAGCCGATCATCGTCATGCTGCTCGACCTCGACGGTTTCAAAGAGGTCAACGACGCCTACGGGCACGGCACCGGCGACGACCTGCTGATCGAAACCGCCGACCGGCTGGCCCGGCTCGCCGACGCCAACGGCGGCAGCGCCGCTCGCCTGTCGGGCGACGAGTACGCCGCCATCCTGCCCGTCCGCGACCAGGCCATTACCGACCTCGCCGACCGGTTCACGAACGCCCTCGCCGAGCCCGTCAAGGTCGACACCGACACCGGCCCCGTCATGGTCGCCGTCACCGCCAGCATCGGCATCGCCATCGTCGGCAACACCGAGCCGCTGGAAGACACCGCCCTGCACCAGGCCGACACGGCTATGTACCACGCCAAAAACCAGGGCGGGAACCGGCACATCCTCTACACGCCCGGCATGACCATGCCCGACCGGCAGCACCGGCGAGGCTCACGTCTGCGCGACCTCCGCCACAGCCGTCGTGCGGTGGGCGCCGCATGA